The following coding sequences lie in one Desulfovibrio sp. TomC genomic window:
- a CDS encoding anti-sigma factor family protein — protein sequence MNKPTASKKDCASVRRKLSAFADGEVSFDWFLAIEAHLKECPDCRLALVELRQLWQDLDDSISVQPRPEFAREVMRKITEQSPSSHRDWRNALANMFPAPAAIAAMVLFGLMMGGWMGRSLWQEGIGPLATGATSQEQAVTLDALDVFAPTPRGSLAQGYFVLVSEVTQVKQ from the coding sequence ATGAACAAGCCAACAGCCTCAAAAAAAGACTGCGCCTCGGTTCGCAGGAAGCTGTCAGCCTTTGCAGACGGCGAAGTATCGTTTGATTGGTTTCTGGCAATAGAAGCGCATCTCAAGGAGTGCCCGGACTGCCGTCTGGCCTTGGTGGAGTTGCGGCAACTCTGGCAGGACCTGGACGATTCGATTTCGGTGCAACCAAGACCGGAATTCGCTCGGGAGGTTATGCGAAAAATCACCGAGCAATCCCCATCGAGCCATCGCGATTGGCGAAATGCCTTGGCGAATATGTTTCCCGCTCCCGCCGCTATAGCCGCCATGGTCCTGTTCGGGCTCATGATGGGGGGCTGGATGGGACGGAGTCTTTGGCAAGAGGGGATTGGACCATTGGCTACAGGAGCGACATCGCAAGAGCAGGCGGTGACCCTGGACGCGCTGGATGTTTTTGCGCCAACGCCGAGAGGCTCTCTGGCCCAGGGTTATTTCGTGCTGGT
- a CDS encoding ABC transporter ATP-binding protein produces MYAVEIESLTKIYGKGETEVTAIADATFQVAPGELVAILGPSGSGKTTLLTAIGLINEPTCGRVVIDGTVVAANGWTPGQDLKRIRREKLGFIFQSHNLIPFLTAMENVMVALEINHIPRKEAKERAAELLSALNLGHRLNNYPTALSGGESQRVAIARALANRPKVILADEPTAALDTENGHNVMALLKKLAVENRSAILVVTHDHRMVEGFDRIFEVRDGRITHEVH; encoded by the coding sequence ATGTACGCGGTCGAGATCGAAAGTCTGACGAAAATCTACGGCAAGGGCGAGACAGAGGTGACGGCTATCGCGGACGCCACGTTCCAGGTCGCGCCTGGAGAACTGGTGGCCATTCTCGGTCCGTCCGGCTCTGGGAAAACGACGCTTCTGACCGCCATCGGGCTTATCAATGAACCCACCTGTGGCCGGGTGGTCATTGACGGGACAGTCGTTGCCGCGAATGGTTGGACGCCGGGCCAGGATCTCAAACGCATCCGGCGGGAGAAACTTGGATTCATCTTTCAATCGCACAACCTTATCCCTTTTTTGACCGCCATGGAAAACGTGATGGTTGCGCTCGAAATCAATCACATCCCCCGTAAGGAAGCCAAGGAGCGGGCGGCAGAATTGCTGTCAGCACTGAATCTGGGACATCGGCTGAACAACTACCCAACCGCCCTTTCTGGCGGTGAGTCGCAACGCGTTGCCATCGCCCGGGCGCTGGCCAACCGGCCCAAGGTGATCCTGGCTGACGAACCAACCGCCGCCCTAGACACAGAAAACGGCCACAACGTCATGGCGCTCCTTAAAAAATTGGCTGTGGAAAACCGATCAGCCATCCTGGTTGTTACCCATGACCACCGCATGGTCGAGGGGTTCGACAGAATATTTGAAGTTCGTGATGGCCGGATCACCCATGAAGTGCATTGA
- a CDS encoding ABC transporter permease, producing the protein MNLAVRDIRYNKGRFILTSLGLGLLIGVVMSMGGIYRGLFADAMSISEATAADIWVVQQDTNGPFAENSRVPEDLKYRIAAVPGVAEASPLSFQTIQVDRQGKLFRFFLVGYDLQGLGGPPAILAGRGIRQKHYEMVVAQGMQMKLGETIHLGLHDYTVVGITGKMVSSGGDPLAYVSLSDAQDIQFKKDNNAIRNDRARNAATLSDIKTLSPPQAAAMASVISGITGSTHVVNTVVARLAPGADLEAVQERISRWNHYRAMSEAEQTRILTMGLIEKARMQLGLFRIILLVISAVIISLIIYTSTIDKIRVIATLKLIGSPNGVIVGMILEQSLLMGVLAYGIGYALITLTYEKFPRRIVLEASDLQGLFVLILAICTISSLVGIRKAMRVEPAEALGG; encoded by the coding sequence ATGAATCTGGCCGTACGCGATATCCGTTACAATAAAGGGCGTTTCATCCTGACTTCCCTGGGCCTCGGGTTGCTCATCGGCGTGGTGATGAGCATGGGCGGCATCTATCGCGGCCTGTTTGCCGACGCCATGTCCATCAGCGAGGCCACAGCAGCGGACATCTGGGTGGTGCAGCAGGACACCAATGGCCCGTTCGCTGAAAATTCCCGCGTACCAGAAGACCTGAAATACCGCATTGCCGCCGTTCCCGGCGTGGCCGAGGCCTCGCCTTTATCCTTCCAGACCATTCAGGTTGATCGCCAAGGCAAGTTGTTCCGGTTCTTCCTGGTCGGCTACGACTTGCAAGGCCTTGGCGGCCCTCCGGCTATCCTGGCTGGCCGGGGCATTCGACAGAAGCATTACGAGATGGTGGTTGCTCAGGGGATGCAGATGAAGCTTGGCGAGACAATCCATCTCGGCCTGCATGACTATACGGTGGTCGGCATAACCGGGAAAATGGTCTCTTCCGGTGGAGATCCCCTTGCTTACGTGAGCTTGTCTGATGCCCAGGATATTCAATTCAAGAAAGACAATAATGCCATTCGCAATGATCGGGCAAGGAATGCTGCGACCCTAAGCGACATTAAGACACTTTCTCCTCCCCAGGCTGCAGCCATGGCCTCGGTTATTTCCGGCATCACCGGATCGACCCACGTGGTGAACACCGTGGTGGCCCGGCTCGCCCCGGGGGCGGATCTGGAAGCCGTGCAGGAACGGATCAGTCGCTGGAATCACTACCGGGCCATGTCCGAAGCCGAACAAACCCGCATCCTGACGATGGGCCTGATCGAAAAGGCGCGAATGCAGCTGGGTCTCTTTCGGATTATCCTGCTGGTTATCTCGGCGGTCATCATTTCGCTTATTATCTACACCTCGACCATCGACAAGATTCGGGTCATCGCCACACTCAAGCTCATTGGTTCTCCCAATGGGGTGATTGTGGGTATGATCCTGGAGCAGTCCTTGCTCATGGGGGTACTGGCCTACGGCATCGGCTATGCCCTGATCACCTTGACCTATGAAAAATTCCCGCGCCGCATCGTTCTGGAGGCTTCTGACCTCCAAGGACTCTTTGTCCTCATCCTGGCCATTTGCACCATTTCAAGCTTGGTCGGCATCCGCAAGGCCATGCGGGTCGAACCGGCGGAAGCCCTGGGAGGCTAG
- a CDS encoding efflux RND transporter periplasmic adaptor subunit: MQRPGKKYWIAAAALVATAVLVKTTIFAPVSVKVTKLVSRDLTAQVYGNGTVEAKIVVGISSKITGKIVELQADQGDLVKQGSLLARLENDDLSEQVRQAEASVLKAQAAQNVEAATLQKALANVDLAKKNAERFERLLEKDYVPKKDTEELQVAFQVAKEEVSRAHAALESARMDEKLGTASQRFAQAKLADARIYAPSDGLILSRDLEQGAIVTPGQTIFQFTDPRTVWIKANVDESHMAGVRVGNAAIITLRSAPGEQFPGRVARIGRQSDRVTEESEVDVIFEPPIEHFRLGEQADVFLVTGAKNSVPSLPSVAIASRGKTRGVWVLKDGRLGFKAVDIGIEDRRDFVEVRSGLEEGEQIVVAPTQAMSAFADGQRAKVLQ; the protein is encoded by the coding sequence ATGCAACGACCCGGCAAAAAGTATTGGATTGCGGCGGCCGCTCTTGTGGCAACGGCTGTTTTGGTGAAGACAACCATTTTTGCGCCCGTTTCCGTTAAGGTCACCAAGCTCGTCAGCCGGGATCTGACGGCACAGGTTTATGGCAATGGAACGGTCGAGGCCAAGATTGTCGTGGGGATTTCCAGCAAGATCACGGGGAAGATTGTCGAACTCCAGGCAGACCAAGGAGACCTGGTCAAGCAGGGCTCGCTGCTGGCCCGGTTGGAAAACGACGATTTGTCCGAGCAGGTGCGCCAAGCCGAGGCTTCTGTGCTTAAGGCCCAGGCAGCCCAAAACGTTGAAGCAGCCACTTTGCAAAAGGCCCTGGCCAATGTGGATTTGGCGAAAAAAAACGCCGAACGCTTCGAACGTCTGCTGGAGAAGGATTATGTTCCCAAAAAAGATACAGAAGAGCTTCAAGTTGCTTTCCAGGTAGCGAAAGAAGAAGTCAGTCGGGCTCATGCCGCCCTTGAATCGGCCCGGATGGACGAGAAACTGGGTACAGCCAGCCAGAGGTTTGCTCAAGCGAAACTCGCAGATGCCCGGATATACGCCCCCAGTGATGGATTGATCCTGTCCAGGGACTTGGAACAGGGGGCCATCGTGACTCCGGGACAGACCATCTTTCAGTTCACGGACCCCAGGACGGTATGGATCAAAGCCAATGTCGACGAATCGCACATGGCTGGGGTGCGGGTCGGAAACGCCGCTATCATCACGTTGCGGAGCGCCCCTGGCGAGCAGTTTCCAGGGCGGGTTGCCCGGATTGGCCGGCAAAGCGACCGGGTCACCGAGGAATCCGAAGTGGATGTGATATTTGAACCACCCATTGAACACTTCCGGTTGGGAGAGCAGGCCGACGTGTTCCTTGTGACCGGTGCGAAAAACAGCGTCCCGTCGCTTCCCTCCGTAGCGATTGCCTCACGCGGTAAGACACGCGGGGTATGGGTTCTCAAGGACGGTCGGCTTGGTTTCAAGGCCGTGGACATAGGCATTGAGGACCGGCGAGATTTCGTGGAGGTGCGAAGCGGCCTTGAGGAGGGCGAGCAGATCGTGGTCGCTCCAACGCAGGCCATGAGTGCGTTTGCAGATGGACAGCGGGCCAAGGTGTTGCAATGA
- a CDS encoding RNA polymerase sigma factor, giving the protein MSLVQDGDRMAFTCLIRRHEASVFRIIYRFFGKEDVANDLAQEVFLRVWRHCGNYVPTAKFTTWLYTVTANCCRSEAQSLWRRHIRLIGSFWTAGDAAAPEFPEPIVPTSSPEDALLQAEQSQLVLAAIRSLPNNQRLALVLRRYEELSYQEIAAILDCSVPAVDALLARAKASLLKKLAAHHK; this is encoded by the coding sequence ATGTCTTTGGTGCAGGATGGCGACAGGATGGCCTTCACCTGCCTGATCCGTCGCCATGAGGCCTCCGTTTTCAGAATCATCTATCGATTTTTCGGAAAAGAAGACGTGGCCAATGATCTGGCCCAGGAAGTCTTTCTGCGAGTTTGGCGTCATTGCGGGAACTACGTCCCGACAGCCAAATTCACCACATGGCTGTACACGGTGACCGCAAACTGTTGCCGTAGCGAAGCGCAATCGCTGTGGCGACGTCATATCCGGCTCATCGGATCATTCTGGACTGCCGGTGACGCTGCCGCTCCGGAATTCCCCGAACCCATCGTCCCCACATCCTCGCCAGAAGACGCGCTCCTCCAGGCGGAGCAAAGTCAGCTGGTCCTGGCCGCCATCCGGTCATTGCCCAACAACCAGCGGCTGGCCCTGGTGCTTAGGCGGTATGAAGAATTGTCCTACCAGGAAATTGCGGCCATTCTGGACTGCTCGGTCCCTGCCGTGGATGCCCTCCTGGCCAGGGCCAAAGCCAGTCTTTTAAAAAAATTGGCCGCCCACCACAAATAA
- a CDS encoding Lrp/AsnC family transcriptional regulator: MDEIDRKILAEIQLDGRLSVTELADRVGLSLSPCHRRIRALEQSGVIKGYRAHLDPGALGLNFSALVFVTLREGNRQAVESFEDAVMKVPEVIDAQRLFGDLDYLLNIVTCDLPSFQRLYDEHLSTLPSVQRLTSTLVMKNVVKDRSLPLIAR, translated from the coding sequence ATGGACGAGATTGATAGAAAAATTCTTGCGGAGATTCAGCTCGACGGTCGCCTCTCAGTCACTGAGTTGGCCGACAGGGTTGGGCTAAGCCTTTCTCCATGCCATCGCCGCATACGCGCGCTTGAGCAGTCAGGTGTGATAAAAGGGTATCGCGCACATCTTGACCCCGGTGCGCTAGGTCTGAATTTTTCCGCCCTCGTTTTTGTTACTTTGCGTGAGGGTAATCGCCAAGCCGTCGAATCGTTCGAAGATGCAGTCATGAAAGTTCCGGAAGTGATTGACGCACAGCGTCTCTTTGGAGACCTCGACTATCTCCTGAATATTGTAACTTGTGACCTCCCTTCTTTTCAACGGCTTTACGACGAACACCTTTCTACCCTGCCAAGCGTTCAGCGACTTACATCGACTCTCGTAATGAAAAACGTTGTCAAGGATCGTTCTCTTCCATTGATAGCAAGATAA
- a CDS encoding LysE family translocator — protein MAIGILAAFWAVSFLLVISPGMDWAYTISAGMRGRMVLPAVIGLLIGYLIITAIIAVGFGVLISQNVIIMTSITALGTIYLLWLGINTLRHPSVPQVGEAQESDSWSRWAIRGVGVSGLNPKGFILFFALLPQFTDPAASWPIAAQIMALGIVHIISCGVIYLLVGYCSKAVLQTSPRAARIVSQFSGASMTAIALLLFADQILRHS, from the coding sequence ATGGCTATAGGAATTCTCGCGGCATTCTGGGCTGTTTCATTTCTGCTGGTGATATCACCAGGGATGGATTGGGCATACACAATCTCAGCTGGGATGCGCGGTCGGATGGTTTTACCAGCCGTGATCGGGTTATTAATCGGCTATTTGATCATTACAGCAATCATCGCAGTTGGCTTTGGAGTGTTAATTTCGCAGAATGTTATTATCATGACAAGTATAACGGCTTTAGGAACTATATATCTGCTATGGCTTGGAATAAATACGCTGCGTCATCCTTCTGTCCCTCAAGTTGGTGAGGCGCAAGAATCCGATTCATGGTCACGCTGGGCAATAAGGGGCGTTGGTGTGAGCGGCCTAAACCCCAAAGGGTTCATACTATTCTTCGCACTTCTTCCACAGTTCACCGATCCAGCAGCCTCTTGGCCTATCGCTGCTCAGATCATGGCACTAGGAATTGTTCACATTATCAGCTGCGGCGTCATTTATTTACTTGTCGGCTATTGTTCAAAAGCAGTTCTACAAACGAGTCCTCGCGCTGCACGAATAGTGAGTCAATTTTCTGGGGCTTCGATGACTGCTATCGCACTATTGCTATTTGCTGATCAAATCTTGCGTCACTCTTGA
- a CDS encoding cupin domain-containing protein has product MIVKSEDAQQRSFLGVDFVLLSHGSESMVAKMLYKAGDNVPFHKHPNEQSGYIISGKYRIIFNDQDQEIGPGDSYTIPRNVEHRIEIISPGEVLDVFSPPRADYI; this is encoded by the coding sequence ATGATCGTTAAATCAGAGGATGCGCAACAGAGGAGCTTTCTCGGCGTTGACTTTGTTTTGCTATCACACGGATCCGAGTCCATGGTAGCCAAAATGCTCTATAAAGCAGGGGATAACGTTCCTTTTCATAAACATCCAAACGAGCAAAGCGGCTATATAATTTCAGGAAAATATCGCATCATCTTCAACGATCAAGACCAAGAGATAGGCCCAGGAGATTCTTATACTATTCCTAGGAATGTCGAACATCGCATCGAAATCATATCTCCAGGCGAAGTTCTAGACGTTTTTAGTCCGCCTAGGGCAGATTATATATGA
- a CDS encoding ATP-binding protein, protein MTSLRRRLFTILVAATGVIWLCGILWLFVGAKAELEHVLDTRLQEAARMVDSLVAKSEPSLAAAASAAAMPEHYERQLSCQIWSLDGRLIARSGSAPDVSMTDKATGFSDRRILGENWRVYTIENPAKGVRVMIGDRLGQRDQLVADLVKGLSIPALLMLPVLSLLIWLSLGRGLRPLLDMAGELKSREADDMRPLPAQHAPVELRPLAEALNSLFAKVETARRHERDVTAFAAHELRTPLAGLKTQAQIAMAADDPSVRQGALRHILLSVDRATRLVRQLLTLAKLDSGLESIQAECVCVGVVIEEISKPAQPAARIVTVRIAPALRDFIVTANRETLGIALRNLHENAVQHTPEGGAITWDVMPNGQGVIIEDEGPGLAPDELPLATQRFFRGKRQPPTGCGLGLAIVEAVLQQMGGGLVLENREGGRGLKAMAVLPRATGSCP, encoded by the coding sequence ATGACGTCTCTGCGTCGGCGTCTTTTTACCATCCTGGTCGCTGCCACGGGCGTCATATGGCTGTGCGGCATCCTCTGGCTTTTCGTGGGGGCCAAGGCGGAACTCGAACATGTGCTCGACACCCGCCTTCAGGAGGCGGCACGGATGGTCGATTCCCTCGTGGCCAAAAGCGAGCCCTCCCTTGCCGCCGCAGCAAGCGCCGCCGCAATGCCGGAACACTACGAACGCCAGCTTTCCTGCCAGATATGGTCCCTGGACGGACGCCTCATCGCCCGGTCCGGCAGCGCGCCGGACGTCTCCATGACTGACAAGGCGACCGGTTTCTCTGATCGCCGCATCCTCGGCGAGAACTGGCGGGTGTATACCATCGAAAATCCCGCCAAGGGCGTGCGCGTGATGATCGGCGACCGCCTCGGCCAACGCGACCAGCTTGTGGCCGATCTGGTCAAGGGCCTTTCCATCCCCGCGCTCCTCATGCTTCCCGTGCTCAGCCTGCTCATCTGGTTGAGCCTGGGACGCGGACTGCGGCCACTGCTCGACATGGCCGGGGAACTCAAGTCCCGGGAAGCCGACGACATGCGGCCTCTACCGGCACAACACGCCCCGGTCGAGCTGCGCCCTCTGGCCGAGGCCTTAAACAGCCTCTTCGCCAAGGTGGAGACGGCCCGACGCCACGAACGGGACGTCACGGCCTTCGCCGCTCATGAGCTGCGCACGCCCTTGGCCGGATTGAAGACGCAGGCGCAAATCGCCATGGCAGCCGACGATCCAAGCGTCAGGCAAGGAGCCCTGCGGCATATCCTGCTTTCTGTTGACCGCGCCACACGCCTGGTGCGCCAGCTGCTGACCCTGGCCAAGCTCGATAGCGGACTGGAATCCATTCAAGCCGAGTGCGTATGCGTCGGCGTCGTGATCGAGGAGATCAGCAAACCGGCGCAGCCGGCGGCAAGGATCGTCACGGTCCGCATCGCTCCCGCCCTGCGAGACTTCATAGTCACGGCGAACCGGGAAACGCTCGGCATCGCCTTGCGCAATCTCCATGAAAATGCCGTGCAGCATACGCCGGAAGGTGGCGCGATCACCTGGGATGTCATGCCGAACGGACAGGGCGTGATCATCGAGGACGAAGGGCCTGGCCTGGCCCCTGACGAACTTCCCCTGGCGACACAACGCTTTTTTCGCGGCAAACGGCAGCCCCCCACAGGGTGCGGGCTGGGGCTCGCAATCGTCGAGGCAGTGCTGCAGCAAATGGGAGGTGGTCTTGTTCTGGAAAATAGAGAAGGAGGCCGAGGCCTTAAGGCCATGGCTGTGTTGCCACGCGCCACCGGTTCATGCCCTTGA
- a CDS encoding response regulator transcription factor, with product MRILIVEDDQVLADGLKVGLGLAGMTVDLVGTCAQAREALATTAFDAMVLDLMLPDGSGLDVLKGMRQREDRTPILLLTALDEISNRIKGLDLGADDYLGKPFDLDELAARIRAIGRRGAGRAAPSLRSAGVELDPSTLAASLDGQPLMLSRREFAVLALLMEHPGAIRSKGEIEDRLYGWGEEVESNAVEVHVHHLRAKVGREKIETVRGLGYRMRVAP from the coding sequence ATGCGGATTCTTATTGTCGAAGACGATCAGGTCCTTGCCGACGGGCTCAAGGTGGGACTTGGCTTGGCCGGAATGACCGTGGACCTGGTCGGCACCTGCGCTCAAGCCCGTGAGGCACTGGCCACGACGGCCTTCGACGCCATGGTGCTCGACCTGATGTTGCCGGACGGTTCCGGGCTTGATGTGCTCAAGGGCATGCGCCAACGGGAAGATCGCACCCCGATACTTCTGCTCACCGCCCTTGATGAAATTTCGAATCGGATCAAAGGACTCGACCTCGGCGCCGACGACTACCTCGGCAAGCCTTTTGATCTGGACGAACTGGCCGCGCGCATCCGGGCCATCGGACGGCGTGGCGCCGGCCGTGCAGCCCCTTCCCTGAGGTCCGCCGGCGTCGAGCTTGACCCGTCAACCTTGGCCGCCTCCCTGGATGGCCAGCCCCTCATGCTGTCCCGGCGGGAATTCGCGGTCCTGGCGCTCCTCATGGAGCATCCCGGCGCGATCCGCTCCAAAGGTGAAATCGAGGATCGCCTCTACGGCTGGGGCGAGGAAGTGGAAAGCAACGCAGTGGAGGTGCATGTGCATCATTTGCGGGCCAAGGTAGGCCGGGAAAAAATAGAAACGGTGCGCGGACTCGGCTACCGGATGCGGGTCGCCCCATGA